The following coding sequences lie in one Myxococcus xanthus genomic window:
- a CDS encoding sigma-70 family RNA polymerase sigma factor, translated as MSTRTDEQLMEAARAGDDKALDEVLARHEKQVYRFGLRMCGSEEDAMEVLQETLFSAFRGIHAFRGDAALSTWLYQVARTHCFRLRRRRVGAPEDFQPLDSPAATHVAAEEATPDMVSHARQMGEVLQAAILALPEAHREVLILRDVEGLTAEEAAGVVGIEVRALKSRLHRARLQMREHLATLLGEGAHGQGAGCPELAQELSEFAVEEVDQAACVRLEDHLSRCPRCSEACDALKRTVSLCRRIPGDEVPAPVRAAVRQALSRALPS; from the coding sequence ATGTCGACGCGAACCGATGAGCAGTTGATGGAGGCCGCGCGCGCTGGCGACGACAAGGCCCTGGACGAAGTCCTCGCCCGCCACGAGAAGCAGGTGTACCGCTTTGGCCTGCGCATGTGCGGCTCCGAGGAGGACGCCATGGAGGTCCTCCAGGAGACGCTGTTCTCCGCCTTCCGGGGCATCCACGCGTTCCGAGGGGACGCGGCGCTGTCCACCTGGTTGTACCAGGTGGCCCGCACGCACTGCTTCCGCCTGCGCCGCCGCCGCGTCGGCGCGCCCGAGGACTTCCAGCCGCTCGACTCGCCCGCGGCCACGCACGTCGCGGCGGAGGAGGCGACGCCGGACATGGTCTCCCACGCGCGGCAGATGGGCGAAGTGTTGCAGGCGGCCATCCTCGCGCTGCCGGAGGCGCATCGAGAGGTGCTCATCCTCCGGGACGTGGAGGGGCTCACGGCCGAGGAGGCGGCTGGCGTGGTGGGCATCGAGGTGCGGGCGCTCAAGAGCCGGCTGCACCGCGCTCGGCTCCAGATGCGCGAGCACCTCGCCACCCTCCTGGGGGAGGGCGCCCACGGACAGGGCGCGGGGTGTCCGGAGCTGGCGCAGGAGCTGTCGGAGTTCGCCGTGGAGGAGGTGGACCAGGCCGCCTGTGTGCGCCTGGAGGACCATCTGTCCCGCTGCCCCCGCTGCAGCGAGGCGTGTGACGCGCTCAAGCGCACGGTGTCCCTGTGCCGGCGCATCCCCGGGGATGAGGTCCCCGCGCCCGTGCGCGCGGCGGTACGGCAGGCGCTGTCACGCGCGCTGCCCTCCTGA
- a CDS encoding DsrE family protein, whose translation MNRFLPLLVIALVTGPLATLAASPSQPAKKEVPARQGKLVFVANTGLEDIGTLSSSLRHVKNAKESGYLSDVVWLTYGRAVVALDPTVKAVPAEVREAAHAAKAAGVRLVACGTALQKFGIDPKKLQPQADVVDDGVAELSRLVAEGYQVIRY comes from the coding sequence ATGAATCGCTTCCTGCCGTTGCTCGTCATCGCGCTCGTCACCGGTCCCCTGGCCACGCTCGCCGCGTCGCCGTCCCAGCCCGCGAAGAAGGAGGTGCCCGCTCGCCAGGGCAAGCTCGTCTTCGTGGCCAACACGGGCCTGGAGGACATCGGCACCCTCTCCAGCTCCCTCCGGCACGTGAAGAACGCCAAGGAGTCGGGCTACCTCTCGGACGTGGTGTGGCTCACCTACGGCCGCGCGGTGGTGGCGCTGGACCCGACGGTGAAGGCCGTGCCGGCGGAGGTCCGCGAGGCGGCCCATGCGGCGAAGGCCGCTGGCGTGCGGCTGGTGGCGTGCGGCACCGCGCTGCAGAAGTTTGGCATCGACCCGAAGAAGCTCCAGCCCCAGGCCGACGTGGTGGATGACGGTGTGGCGGAGCTGTCGCGCCTGGTGGCCGAGGGCTACCAGGTCATCCGCTACTAG
- a CDS encoding YeiH family protein, which yields MSATSPHRPPEMTAPLAASDSISAAPPPGGPWRRRLPGLGLAAGLAVVSYGLATLPGLKVVGPLTVALLIGISLRTALGLAPGLMEGTRYSARTVLRLGIVLMGARLDFGLVAKVGPRVLLLALAVIVGGILGIRWVTKRFGVPEKLGTLLAVGTSICGASAVVAASSVTRAEEEDTTLAVGLCGILGTVGVLFYVFVGPLLGLSTAQLAILSGATLHEVAQVMAAAFTWGTSAGDLGTLVKLTRVVLLAPALVVLGLVSGAGGQVRYSLKEPPIPWFVIGFLAVGVLGTVGVVPAVAKAWLSTASVFLMVMAMAAMGLGTHLSMVRRAGMRVVYAGLVGFAALALSAWGLIHVLSIQ from the coding sequence GTGAGCGCGACTTCCCCCCACCGTCCCCCCGAAATGACCGCACCTCTCGCCGCTTCCGACTCGATTTCCGCCGCGCCTCCGCCCGGAGGCCCCTGGCGCCGGCGGCTGCCGGGGCTCGGGCTCGCCGCTGGACTGGCGGTGGTCAGCTACGGGCTGGCTACGCTCCCCGGCCTCAAGGTGGTGGGGCCCCTCACGGTGGCCCTGCTGATTGGCATCTCACTGCGCACGGCCCTGGGGCTGGCCCCCGGCCTGATGGAGGGCACGCGCTACTCGGCGCGCACGGTGCTGCGATTGGGCATCGTGCTGATGGGAGCGCGGCTCGACTTCGGGCTGGTGGCGAAGGTGGGCCCACGCGTGCTGCTGCTGGCCCTGGCCGTCATCGTCGGCGGCATTCTGGGCATCCGTTGGGTGACGAAGCGCTTCGGCGTGCCGGAGAAGCTGGGCACGCTGCTGGCGGTGGGGACTTCCATTTGTGGTGCCAGTGCGGTGGTGGCCGCCAGCTCCGTCACCCGCGCGGAGGAGGAGGACACCACGCTGGCGGTGGGGCTGTGCGGAATCCTGGGCACGGTGGGCGTCCTCTTCTACGTCTTCGTGGGGCCGCTGCTGGGGCTGAGCACCGCGCAGCTCGCCATCCTGTCGGGCGCCACGTTGCATGAGGTGGCGCAGGTCATGGCCGCGGCCTTCACCTGGGGCACCTCCGCCGGGGACCTGGGCACGCTGGTCAAGCTCACCCGCGTGGTGCTGCTGGCCCCCGCGCTCGTGGTGCTGGGGCTGGTCTCCGGCGCGGGCGGGCAGGTGCGCTACTCGCTGAAGGAGCCGCCCATCCCGTGGTTCGTCATCGGCTTCCTCGCGGTGGGCGTGCTGGGCACGGTGGGCGTGGTGCCCGCCGTCGCCAAGGCGTGGCTCTCCACCGCCAGCGTCTTCCTCATGGTGATGGCCATGGCGGCCATGGGGCTTGGCACCCACCTGAGCATGGTCCGCCGCGCGGGCATGCGGGTCGTCTACGCGGGCCTCGTTGGTTTCGCCGCCCTGGCGCTGTCCGCCTGGGGGCTCATCCATGTGCTGTCCATCCAGTAG
- a CDS encoding bifunctional metallophosphatase/5'-nucleotidase, with amino-acid sequence MSRLLFALGALVALASGCASSRPPVTASAPTSQRQQLTVLYVADLHAQMRAHPELFWRDGKERIEMAGGFARVAAAIQQIRAERGGDVLVLDAGDTIQGSGAAALTEGGALIEPLNALGLDGAVPGNWEVVYGPAVLRQRARELKHPLFAANLRDAASGERLFPPYLVKEVGGVKVAVVGFTDPDVPRRQPPGYSKGLRYDGPEALPELVREVREREGAQVVLLMSHVGLAKAVGLAARVSGVDAHLSSDTHERTYEPIEQAGSWVVEPGAFGSFLGRMDLWLEDGKVVDRRWELIELTASRFPEDPEVARLVDAALAPYEEQLSSPVGHTDVTLARYAVVENPLDNVLADAIRAAGGTEIGLSNGFRFGTPLLPGPVREADLWNFFPITNKLKTGKVSGRQLRAFWEQELENVFAKNPEKRFGGWLPRPSGMTLRFRSEAPKGQRLLALEVAGEPVVDERLYTVTACEREGDSPDMLCRIPGVQEPQVLDVDAHEAVRRFLAGKPRLSESLEGRAVGEDLPAVLRTQQVQP; translated from the coding sequence ATGTCCCGTCTCCTGTTCGCGCTCGGCGCGCTGGTCGCCCTGGCCTCCGGCTGTGCTTCATCCCGGCCCCCCGTCACCGCCAGCGCTCCCACGTCCCAGCGCCAGCAGCTCACCGTCCTCTACGTGGCGGACCTGCATGCGCAAATGCGCGCCCACCCGGAGCTCTTCTGGCGCGACGGGAAGGAGCGCATCGAGATGGCGGGCGGCTTCGCCCGCGTCGCCGCCGCCATCCAACAGATTCGGGCCGAGCGAGGTGGTGACGTGCTGGTGCTCGACGCCGGCGACACGATTCAAGGCTCGGGCGCGGCGGCCCTCACCGAGGGTGGCGCCCTCATCGAGCCGCTCAATGCGCTCGGGCTGGACGGCGCGGTCCCCGGCAACTGGGAGGTGGTGTACGGCCCCGCGGTGCTGCGTCAGCGCGCCCGTGAGCTGAAGCATCCGCTCTTCGCTGCCAACCTGCGTGATGCGGCCAGCGGTGAACGGCTCTTCCCGCCGTACCTGGTGAAGGAGGTAGGCGGGGTGAAGGTGGCCGTGGTGGGCTTCACGGACCCGGACGTCCCGCGCCGTCAGCCCCCGGGGTACAGCAAGGGGCTGCGCTACGACGGCCCGGAGGCGCTGCCGGAGCTGGTGCGCGAGGTGCGCGAGCGCGAGGGCGCCCAGGTGGTGCTCTTGATGTCGCACGTGGGGCTCGCCAAGGCCGTGGGGCTCGCCGCCCGGGTGTCTGGCGTGGACGCCCACCTGTCCAGCGACACGCACGAGCGCACCTATGAACCCATCGAGCAGGCTGGTAGCTGGGTGGTGGAGCCTGGCGCCTTCGGCTCCTTCCTCGGCCGGATGGACTTGTGGCTGGAGGATGGGAAGGTGGTGGACCGCCGCTGGGAGCTCATCGAGCTGACCGCGTCGCGCTTCCCCGAGGACCCGGAGGTGGCGCGGCTCGTGGACGCCGCGCTCGCGCCTTATGAGGAGCAGCTGTCCTCGCCGGTGGGGCACACCGACGTGACGCTCGCGCGCTACGCGGTGGTGGAGAACCCGCTGGACAACGTGCTGGCTGACGCCATCCGCGCCGCTGGCGGGACGGAGATCGGCCTCTCCAACGGCTTCCGCTTCGGCACGCCGCTGCTGCCCGGGCCCGTGCGCGAGGCGGACCTGTGGAACTTCTTTCCCATCACCAACAAGCTGAAGACGGGCAAGGTGAGTGGCCGCCAGCTTCGCGCCTTCTGGGAGCAGGAGCTGGAGAACGTTTTCGCGAAGAACCCGGAGAAGCGCTTCGGCGGGTGGCTGCCGCGCCCCTCGGGGATGACGCTGCGCTTCCGCTCGGAGGCCCCCAAGGGGCAGCGCCTCCTCGCCCTGGAGGTCGCTGGCGAGCCGGTGGTGGACGAGCGCCTCTACACCGTGACGGCCTGCGAGCGGGAAGGGGACTCGCCGGACATGCTCTGCCGCATCCCCGGCGTCCAGGAGCCGCAAGTGCTCGACGTGGACGCGCACGAGGCGGTGCGCCGTTTCCTCGCCGGCAAGCCGCGACTGAGCGAGTCGCTGGAGGGCCGCGCGGTGGGCGAGGACCTGCCGGCCGTGCTCCGCACCCAGCAGGTTCAACCGTGA
- a CDS encoding rhodanese-like domain-containing protein translates to MKVIFVVAAVFMGLFFAACTRPRPGDAAAGSEARRRVEAGATLVDVRTPEEFASGHLPGAVNIPVDELARRFGELGSPQTPVVVYCRSGARSGRAERLLKEQGFQDVFNLGPMSTWP, encoded by the coding sequence ATGAAGGTCATTTTCGTCGTCGCCGCCGTGTTCATGGGTCTCTTCTTCGCCGCCTGTACGCGCCCGCGTCCAGGTGACGCCGCGGCGGGGTCCGAGGCCCGCCGCAGGGTGGAGGCGGGCGCCACGCTGGTGGATGTCCGCACGCCCGAGGAGTTCGCCTCCGGTCACCTGCCAGGCGCGGTGAACATCCCGGTGGATGAACTGGCACGGCGGTTTGGAGAGCTTGGCTCGCCACAGACGCCCGTGGTTGTCTACTGCCGCAGTGGCGCGCGCAGCGGCCGTGCCGAGCGCCTGTTGAAGGAGCAGGGGTTCCAGGACGTCTTCAATCTCGGCCCCATGTCGACGTGGCCGTGA
- a CDS encoding anti-sigma factor family protein: protein MEACSPQWQERLSAWFDGEVQAHEQQAVAHHLSRCAGCAREAARYASLRQALRAEGAAEQRVPPELAERVTRLAPRPRPFFPRRRLAAGLAAVLASVGVLWTSWPSGMNEALAMDLERHHLKAFSRIAPCEFESSDPAEVKAWVEREVGYPVEVPVVPGATLLGARRCRLHGKLSASLLYRHEGGKAMTLFLPLPGSTAAQEAARFAGDGPRCTQGPVGERICVLPGGGERAALAVSELEPAVLLAALARLSP, encoded by the coding sequence ATGGAAGCCTGTAGCCCCCAGTGGCAGGAGCGTCTCTCCGCGTGGTTCGACGGTGAGGTCCAGGCGCATGAGCAGCAGGCGGTGGCGCACCACCTGTCCCGATGCGCGGGCTGTGCCCGGGAGGCTGCCCGCTATGCGTCGCTGCGGCAGGCGCTGAGGGCGGAGGGCGCCGCGGAGCAGCGAGTCCCGCCCGAACTGGCGGAGCGTGTCACGCGGCTGGCGCCGCGCCCCCGGCCGTTCTTCCCCAGGCGGAGGCTGGCGGCGGGCCTGGCCGCGGTGCTCGCGTCGGTGGGGGTCCTCTGGACATCATGGCCCAGTGGCATGAACGAGGCGCTGGCGATGGACCTCGAGCGGCACCACCTCAAGGCCTTCTCCCGGATCGCCCCCTGTGAGTTCGAGTCCTCGGACCCGGCCGAGGTGAAGGCGTGGGTGGAGCGGGAGGTGGGCTATCCGGTGGAGGTGCCGGTGGTGCCAGGCGCGACGCTGCTGGGGGCCCGTCGCTGCCGGTTGCATGGAAAGCTCTCCGCCTCGTTGCTGTACCGGCACGAAGGGGGCAAGGCGATGACGCTCTTCCTTCCCCTGCCGGGCTCGACGGCGGCGCAGGAGGCAGCCCGCTTCGCTGGTGACGGGCCTCGGTGCACGCAAGGGCCCGTGGGAGAGCGCATCTGCGTGCTGCCTGGTGGGGGCGAGCGGGCCGCGCTGGCCGTCTCTGAACTGGAGCCCGCGGTGCTCTTGGCCGCGCTGGCCCGCCTCTCTCCCTAA
- a CDS encoding RNA polymerase sigma factor — protein MPVSARAFIERALEHLPVLRRVGRRLTGSAAEADDLVQETLARALEQRGALRETERLKAWLLTIQRTVYLNSRRGLRPHLEVLEGGLGRALPPEPSADLEAELHARTLSAGMQAALDSLAPEWRDTLWLREVEELSYEEIAQVHGCPVGTVRSRLARARLAMLDFLEKEKVHGSL, from the coding sequence ATGCCCGTGAGCGCCCGCGCCTTCATCGAACGTGCCCTGGAGCACCTGCCCGTCTTGAGACGGGTGGGGCGTCGGCTGACGGGCAGCGCCGCGGAGGCGGATGACCTGGTACAGGAGACGCTGGCGCGCGCCCTGGAGCAGCGCGGCGCGCTGAGAGAGACCGAGCGCCTCAAGGCCTGGCTGCTCACCATACAGCGCACCGTGTACCTCAACTCCCGCCGGGGTCTGCGGCCTCACCTGGAGGTGCTGGAGGGCGGGCTGGGCCGGGCGCTTCCTCCGGAGCCTTCCGCGGACCTGGAGGCGGAGCTGCACGCCCGCACCTTGAGTGCGGGGATGCAGGCGGCGCTCGACTCCCTGGCGCCGGAGTGGCGCGACACGTTGTGGCTGCGGGAAGTCGAGGAGCTGAGCTACGAGGAGATTGCTCAGGTGCATGGCTGCCCGGTGGGCACCGTGCGCTCGCGGCTGGCGAGGGCGCGGCTGGCGATGCTCGACTTCCTCGAGAAGGAGAAGGTCCATGGAAGCCTGTAG
- a CDS encoding DUF6691 family protein: MRPSLSAFLSGLIFALGLGLAGMTDPANVLGFLDIAGDWDYRLAFVMGGAIAVHAALRPLIHQRAQPLFAAKFPSLPASKPDSKLLVGAALFGVGWGLGGYCPGPALTSLATGAFPLLVFVPAMFAGFYLAQVLQARIGVGAGSQRPGTPRVGATPAP, encoded by the coding sequence ATGCGTCCCTCCCTCAGTGCGTTCCTCAGCGGCCTCATCTTCGCCCTCGGCCTGGGCCTCGCCGGCATGACGGACCCGGCCAACGTCCTCGGCTTCCTCGACATCGCAGGCGACTGGGACTACCGGCTCGCGTTCGTGATGGGCGGCGCCATCGCCGTTCACGCGGCGCTGCGGCCCCTCATCCACCAGCGCGCGCAGCCGCTGTTCGCCGCGAAGTTCCCTTCGCTCCCAGCCAGCAAGCCGGACTCGAAGCTCCTCGTGGGCGCGGCCCTCTTTGGCGTGGGCTGGGGGCTGGGCGGCTACTGCCCCGGTCCCGCGCTCACCTCGCTGGCGACCGGGGCCTTCCCGTTGCTTGTCTTCGTGCCCGCCATGTTCGCGGGCTTCTACCTGGCGCAGGTGCTGCAAGCTCGAATCGGTGTAGGCGCGGGCTCACAGCGTCCTGGGACGCCGCGCGTGGGCGCGACGCCCGCTCCGTGA
- a CDS encoding YeeE/YedE family protein produces MTSSILLPLLGGALIGLSASLLLLANGRVAGISGVVGSLLAPVRGDVAWRVLFFAGLLAGGLLLSWLRPGSFPAPSAPNAGGLWLLAGAGLLVGFGSRLGNGCTSGHGVCGISRGSVRSIAATLTFMATGVLTVFLVRHVL; encoded by the coding sequence ATGACTTCCTCCATCCTCCTTCCTCTCCTGGGCGGGGCCCTCATCGGGCTGAGCGCATCCCTGTTGCTCCTGGCCAACGGCCGGGTCGCCGGCATCAGCGGCGTGGTGGGCTCGCTGCTGGCCCCCGTGCGCGGTGACGTCGCCTGGCGCGTGCTCTTCTTCGCCGGGCTGCTCGCCGGGGGCCTGCTGCTCTCCTGGTTGCGCCCTGGCTCCTTCCCGGCGCCCTCGGCCCCGAACGCGGGCGGCCTCTGGCTGCTGGCGGGGGCCGGACTGCTGGTGGGGTTCGGCTCGCGGCTGGGCAACGGCTGCACCAGCGGGCACGGCGTCTGCGGCATCAGCCGGGGCTCGGTCCGCTCCATCGCCGCCACGCTCACCTTCATGGCCACCGGCGTCCTCACCGTCTTCCTGGTCCGCCACGTCCTCTAG
- a CDS encoding MBL fold metallo-hydrolase has protein sequence MIFRQLFDSESSTYTYLIGDEATRQAVLIDPVLEQVDRDLQLVAELDLTLTHVFDTHVHADHITASGALRERTQATVVGSVNGASCANVQVRHGDEVRVGKLVFQVLATPGHTDDSISYLLGDRVFTGDALLVRGNGRTDFQNGNASQLYDSLTRVLFALPDETLVYPAHDYKGRTVTSIAEEKRHNPRVAGKSREEFIHIMENLNLPKPKLIDAAVPANRACGHTAPSPQGA, from the coding sequence ATGATTTTCCGGCAGCTTTTCGATTCCGAGTCCTCGACGTACACCTACCTCATCGGCGACGAGGCCACCCGCCAGGCCGTCCTCATCGACCCCGTGTTGGAGCAGGTCGACCGCGACCTGCAACTGGTGGCCGAGCTGGACCTCACCCTCACCCACGTCTTCGACACCCACGTCCACGCCGATCACATCACCGCGTCGGGCGCGCTGCGGGAGCGCACGCAGGCCACGGTGGTGGGGAGCGTGAACGGCGCCAGTTGCGCCAACGTCCAGGTCCGCCACGGGGACGAGGTGCGCGTCGGGAAGCTCGTCTTCCAGGTGCTCGCCACCCCGGGGCACACGGACGACAGCATCAGCTACCTGCTCGGCGACCGCGTCTTCACCGGGGATGCGCTGCTCGTGCGCGGCAACGGCCGCACCGACTTCCAGAACGGGAACGCGAGCCAGCTCTACGACAGCCTCACGCGCGTCCTCTTCGCCCTCCCCGATGAGACACTCGTCTACCCCGCCCACGACTACAAGGGCCGCACGGTGACGAGCATCGCCGAGGAGAAGCGGCACAACCCCCGCGTGGCCGGCAAGAGCCGGGAGGAGTTCATCCACATCATGGAGAACCTCAACCTGCCCAAGCCCAAGCTGATTGACGCCGCCGTCCCGGCCAACCGCGCCTGTGGACACACGGCGCCCTCACCCCAGGGGGCCTGA
- a CDS encoding rhodanese-like domain-containing protein: protein MTPRPYQDITPSQLDTLGPEVRRIDVREPDEYTGPLGHLPGAELIPLGTLEAASTAWPREAPLLLICRSGGRSAQAARLLAHGGFKHLFNLAGGMLAVREPLAPRPQG, encoded by the coding sequence ATGACACCCCGCCCCTATCAAGACATCACGCCCTCGCAGCTCGACACGCTCGGTCCCGAGGTGCGGCGCATCGACGTGCGCGAGCCGGACGAGTACACCGGCCCCCTGGGCCACCTGCCCGGAGCCGAGCTCATCCCCCTGGGCACGCTCGAGGCCGCCTCCACCGCGTGGCCCCGCGAGGCGCCGCTGCTGCTCATCTGCCGCTCGGGCGGGCGCTCCGCGCAAGCGGCGCGGTTGCTCGCCCACGGCGGCTTCAAACACCTCTTCAACCTGGCGGGCGGGATGCTCGCCGTGCGCGAGCCGCTCGCGCCGCGGCCCCAAGGCTGA
- a CDS encoding sulfite exporter TauE/SafE family protein translates to MPLLGFSLAALMGLSLGLLGGGGSIITVPILVYVLGFGAKESIAMGLAVVGVTSLFGAASHWRRGNVQWKAALIFGAVAMAGTYAGARLSALISGTTQLLLFATVMLVSAVFMFRNGRKDSAQAPEPRKASFPLMALAALGVGGLTGLVGVGGGFLIVPALVLLVGLPMKQAVGTSLLVIALNSLVGFAGYLGHVEVPWVSLGIFTAIAVVGILLGTWASHFVSQATLKTAFSGFLVVMGVFIFFKNREALGLGGGASTTQNAH, encoded by the coding sequence ATGCCCCTTCTCGGCTTCTCCCTCGCGGCGCTCATGGGCCTGTCGCTCGGCCTGCTCGGCGGCGGTGGCTCCATCATCACCGTCCCCATCCTCGTGTACGTCCTGGGCTTCGGGGCCAAGGAGTCCATCGCCATGGGATTGGCCGTGGTGGGAGTCACCAGCCTCTTCGGCGCGGCGAGCCACTGGCGCAGGGGCAACGTCCAGTGGAAGGCGGCCCTCATCTTCGGGGCGGTGGCCATGGCGGGCACCTACGCCGGGGCGCGCCTGTCCGCGCTCATCTCCGGGACGACGCAGCTCCTGCTCTTCGCCACGGTGATGCTCGTCTCCGCCGTCTTCATGTTCCGCAATGGCCGGAAGGACTCCGCGCAGGCGCCCGAGCCCCGGAAGGCGTCCTTCCCCCTCATGGCCCTGGCCGCGCTCGGGGTGGGGGGCCTCACCGGTCTGGTCGGCGTGGGCGGCGGCTTCCTCATCGTCCCGGCGCTGGTACTGCTGGTGGGCCTGCCCATGAAGCAGGCGGTGGGCACCAGCCTGCTCGTCATCGCCCTCAACTCCCTCGTGGGCTTCGCCGGCTACCTCGGCCACGTCGAGGTGCCCTGGGTCTCCCTTGGCATCTTCACGGCTATCGCCGTGGTGGGCATCCTGCTGGGCACCTGGGCGTCCCACTTCGTCTCCCAGGCGACGCTCAAGACAGCCTTCTCCGGCTTCCTCGTCGTGATGGGCGTCTTCATCTTCTTCAAGAACCGGGAAGCGTTGGGGCTGGGGGGCGGCGCCTCCACGACGCAGAATGCCCACTGA
- a CDS encoding class I SAM-dependent methyltransferase has translation MAEQPPDAAAQWDARFSHPAYVYGTQPNDFLVEMAPRLPPGGRVLSLGEGEGRNAVYLASLGHAVTPVDASSVGLQKAKQLADERAVNIETRVSDLAHFAFAPEAWDAAIVIFCHLPPALRRRVHGALVKSLRPGGLVLLEAYTPAQLGFRTGGPPVEELLYTAEALREDFAGLELPVLRELTREVREGTLHTGRAAVVQLVGRKAT, from the coding sequence ATGGCCGAGCAGCCCCCCGACGCCGCCGCTCAATGGGACGCACGCTTCAGTCACCCGGCGTATGTCTATGGCACCCAGCCCAACGACTTCCTCGTGGAGATGGCGCCGCGCCTGCCTCCCGGCGGGCGCGTGCTGAGCCTCGGTGAGGGCGAGGGCCGCAACGCCGTCTACCTCGCCTCCCTGGGCCACGCCGTCACCCCCGTGGACGCGTCGAGCGTGGGACTCCAGAAGGCGAAGCAGTTGGCAGACGAGCGCGCCGTCAACATCGAGACGCGCGTCAGCGACCTGGCGCACTTCGCCTTCGCGCCGGAGGCGTGGGACGCGGCCATCGTCATCTTCTGTCACCTGCCCCCCGCACTGCGGCGGCGGGTGCATGGCGCGCTGGTGAAGAGCCTCCGCCCCGGTGGCCTGGTCCTCCTCGAAGCGTACACGCCCGCTCAGCTGGGCTTCCGCACGGGCGGACCGCCTGTCGAGGAGCTCCTCTACACGGCGGAGGCCCTGCGCGAGGACTTCGCGGGGCTGGAGCTGCCCGTGCTCCGTGAGCTGACGCGCGAGGTCCGCGAGGGGACCCTGCACACCGGAAGGGCCGCCGTGGTGCAGCTCGTCGGGCGCAAGGCGACGTGA
- a CDS encoding imm11 family protein has protein sequence MSDDNYYDIGIADVPQWVLELPVPASGGELDDPWMFGDGRRLPDPGPLKSRPFRDGPQRSFSVANSGRTPIADEQVASIFRKLAPEDVQVFPIEVEGAKNLLYVINATKCFKCVDEKNSKEVQIYPPDGVAPERVGTYRAIYGLRIDPSKAEGARVFRIQGYSSAFIVSEEIKSALAGVGNLGVSFERVTGAPESY, from the coding sequence ATGTCTGATGATAACTACTACGATATTGGAATTGCGGATGTCCCTCAGTGGGTTCTGGAATTGCCTGTTCCCGCATCTGGCGGCGAGCTAGATGACCCGTGGATGTTTGGGGATGGGCGGCGCCTGCCTGACCCCGGACCTCTCAAGAGCAGACCGTTTCGTGACGGGCCACAACGGTCCTTCTCGGTAGCGAATTCAGGGAGAACTCCTATCGCAGACGAACAGGTCGCGAGTATCTTTCGAAAACTGGCACCTGAAGATGTCCAGGTATTCCCCATCGAAGTCGAAGGGGCGAAGAATCTGCTCTATGTCATCAATGCAACTAAATGCTTCAAATGCGTTGATGAGAAGAACTCCAAAGAGGTGCAAATCTATCCTCCGGATGGTGTCGCACCGGAGCGAGTCGGAACGTACCGCGCCATCTACGGACTGCGTATCGACCCGTCCAAAGCAGAAGGAGCCCGCGTCTTCCGGATACAAGGCTATTCCTCTGCGTTCATCGTCTCTGAGGAAATCAAGAGTGCGCTTGCGGGGGTTGGGAATCTCGGAGTGTCCTTCGAGCGTGTGACCGGAGCGCCTGAGTCTTACTGA